The following proteins are encoded in a genomic region of Arachis stenosperma cultivar V10309 chromosome 4, arast.V10309.gnm1.PFL2, whole genome shotgun sequence:
- the LOC130976087 gene encoding uncharacterized protein LOC130976087 isoform X1 — protein MGGNNRHRRFKNQRNHRPHSSRDHQLLLDDDAQSSSVQVAETVEVEEQEQEMTKPKIKLAMWDFGQCDIKRCTGRKLSRLGMLKELRISNGFGGIVLSPVGKQCVSREDSSLIKLKGLAVVDCSWARLDDVPFVRLRCTAPRLLPWLVAANPVNYGRPCQLSCVEALSAALIICGEDESAELLLDKFKWGHAFLSLNRELLKAYSKCQNSVDIIAVQNAWLSQESQIPRAPADTEVESEDKGSSDSEDGLPPLEKNMNHLNLVNSDEESE, from the exons ATGGGGGGCAATAACAGACACAGGAGATTCAAAAATCAACGCAACCATCGCCCTCACTCATCTCGAGACCATCAACTCTTACT AGACGATGATGCTCAGTCCTCTTCTGTTCAAG TTGCAGAAACAGTTGAGGTGGAGGAGCAGGAGCAGGAGATGACGAAACCCAAAATAAAGCTTGCAATGTGG GATTTTGGACAATGTGATATCAAAAGATGCACAGGTCGCAAGTTATCAAGACTGGGTATGTTAAAG GAGTTACGAATTAGTAATGGATTTGGAGGCATTGTTTTAAG TCCTGTTGGAAAGCAATGTGTCTCAAGAGAAGATTCCTCTTTAATAAAGCTGAAAGGATTGGCTGTTGTGGATTGCTCTTGGGCACGCTTAGATGATGTGCCTTTTGTGAGGCTACGCTGCACTGCTCCACGCCTCC TGCCATGGCTTGTAGCAGCAAATCCAGTAAATTATGGTCGGCCATGTCAGCTATCATGTGTAGAGGCCTTATCTGCTGCTTTAATAATATG TGGGGAAGATGAATCGGCAGAACTATTGCTTGACAAGTTCAAATGGGGCCATGCTTTTTTGTCCCTGAACCG GGAATTACTGAAGGCGTACTCCAAATGCCAAAacagtgttgatattattgctGTTCAAAATGCTTGGCTGTCACAAGAGAGTCAGATTCCAAGGGCCCCTGCTGATACTGAAG TTGAGAGTGAGGATAAAGGCTCCTCTGATTCTGAAGATGGTCTTCCACCTCTTGAAAAGAATATGAACCATTTGAACTTGGTAAATAGTGATGAGGAAAGTGAGTAG
- the LOC130976087 gene encoding uncharacterized protein LOC130976087 isoform X2 — protein MGGNNRHRRFKNQRNHRPHSSRDHQLLLDDDAQSSSVQETVEVEEQEQEMTKPKIKLAMWDFGQCDIKRCTGRKLSRLGMLKELRISNGFGGIVLSPVGKQCVSREDSSLIKLKGLAVVDCSWARLDDVPFVRLRCTAPRLLPWLVAANPVNYGRPCQLSCVEALSAALIICGEDESAELLLDKFKWGHAFLSLNRELLKAYSKCQNSVDIIAVQNAWLSQESQIPRAPADTEVESEDKGSSDSEDGLPPLEKNMNHLNLVNSDEESE, from the exons ATGGGGGGCAATAACAGACACAGGAGATTCAAAAATCAACGCAACCATCGCCCTCACTCATCTCGAGACCATCAACTCTTACT AGACGATGATGCTCAGTCCTCTTCTGTTCAAG AAACAGTTGAGGTGGAGGAGCAGGAGCAGGAGATGACGAAACCCAAAATAAAGCTTGCAATGTGG GATTTTGGACAATGTGATATCAAAAGATGCACAGGTCGCAAGTTATCAAGACTGGGTATGTTAAAG GAGTTACGAATTAGTAATGGATTTGGAGGCATTGTTTTAAG TCCTGTTGGAAAGCAATGTGTCTCAAGAGAAGATTCCTCTTTAATAAAGCTGAAAGGATTGGCTGTTGTGGATTGCTCTTGGGCACGCTTAGATGATGTGCCTTTTGTGAGGCTACGCTGCACTGCTCCACGCCTCC TGCCATGGCTTGTAGCAGCAAATCCAGTAAATTATGGTCGGCCATGTCAGCTATCATGTGTAGAGGCCTTATCTGCTGCTTTAATAATATG TGGGGAAGATGAATCGGCAGAACTATTGCTTGACAAGTTCAAATGGGGCCATGCTTTTTTGTCCCTGAACCG GGAATTACTGAAGGCGTACTCCAAATGCCAAAacagtgttgatattattgctGTTCAAAATGCTTGGCTGTCACAAGAGAGTCAGATTCCAAGGGCCCCTGCTGATACTGAAG TTGAGAGTGAGGATAAAGGCTCCTCTGATTCTGAAGATGGTCTTCCACCTCTTGAAAAGAATATGAACCATTTGAACTTGGTAAATAGTGATGAGGAAAGTGAGTAG
- the LOC130973844 gene encoding uncharacterized protein LOC130973844, which produces MSSKYPILANRPIDKWKVTELKEELKRRKLTTKGLKDDLIKRLDEALRVEREAAEASEKDEANGFNSDLSVLKDSQTEPVVAEVVDTIINDETVEMAEKGTSSLTKPVETVGAENISEVVDNDANKSDKLDNVAVPFDINSTAPAVNEEVEHMDSSVDINSTNVESSEIVHAPTMEIPTTMVTDSVSMEVVVSSHDSYSAEQQKDYGDSVTNQENNESKEHLDNKDSNSQLDNQDSKPQLECDLKLPGEDLMANYSVPENQVSEVSSSLGSQVKSDSISTNSVSINQKNELKDNIIAENVKLEQEIVRPYMVEEPSSRYDVAVYDEIQPMDVGELHEKKASDEDNNKSPELNKINSHNEDVGYPEKLNFDRSSGDDSMEEDLPEIKQVDSKFDDDELKDKGEHFEVPNVKEEGSTLVEGDGPSLEKGDDTSQDNHTPPVSLVEKRKFHEQSSDEINERAKRQRSWNSETQTVKSSDPQSPALRPVAAPKDEPATLKHILSRSDSSGKDDSLKERIVPPSQRAPTNSLRIDQFLRPFTLKAVQELLGKTGNVVSFWMDQIKTHCYVTYSSVEEATETRNAVYNLQWPPNGGRLLVAEYVDPQEVKMKLEPPPVPVASVNDGSAVPPITPTPISLQPEPAVRRCREQPPAPSTLPPPPTPQSKTPPAAREQLPPLPENVDQPMVTLDDLFRKTRATPRIYYLPLSEEKVAAKLAARGRSIKK; this is translated from the exons ATGTCATCAAAATATCCAATTCTTGCCAATCGACCGATTGACAAGTGGAAGGTTACGGAGCTGAAAGAGGAGTTGAAGAGAAGGAAACTTACGACCAAAGGTTTGAAGGATGATTTGATCAAACGTTTGGATGAAGCCCTCCGCGTTGAAAGGGAGGCTGCCGAGGCTTCAGAGAAGGATGAGGCAAATGGTTTCAACAGTGATCTTTCTGTGCTAAAAGATTCGCAGACGGAGCCTGTAGTTGCTGAAGTTGTCGATACGATTATAAATGATGAAACAGTTGAAATGGCTGAAAAGGGTACTTCCAGTTTAACTAAACCAGTTGAAACCGTTGGtgctgaaaatatttcagaggttGTGGATAATGATGCCAACAAGAGTGACAAGCTGGACAATGTTGCTGTCCCATTTGACATTAATAGTACTGCACCTGCTGTGAATGAAGAAGTTGAACACATGGATTCATCTGTCGATATAAATTCTACAAATGTGGAGTCCTCAGAAATTGTTCATGCACCTACCATGGAGATACCCACCACTATGGTCACTGACAGTGTTTCAATGGAAGTAGTAGTCAGCAGTCACGATTCATATAGTGCAGAACAACAGAAGGACTATGGTGACTCGGTAACCAACCAGGAGAATAATGAGTCAAAAGAACATCTGGATAATAAGGACTCAAACTCGCAGCTGGATAATCAAGACTCGAAGCCCCAGCTGGAGTGTGACCTAAAGCTTCCCGGCGAGGATCTCATGGCCAACTATTCAGTTCCAGAAAATCAGGTATCTGAGGTCAGCTCTAGTTTAGGGTCTCAAGTAAAATCTGATTCTATTTCTACTAATTCCGTGTCAATTAATCAAAAGAATGAACTAAAGGATAATATAATTGCTGAAAATGTTAAATTAGAACAAGAGATTGTTAGGCCATATATGGTGGAAGAACCATCATCCAGATATGATGTTGCTGTTTATGACGAAATACAACCAATGGATGTTGGAGAGCTACATGAGAAAAAGGCATCTGATGAGGATAATAACAAAAGTCCAGAGTTGAACAAGATCAATAGCCATAATGAAGATGTTGGGTATCCAGAGAAATTAAACTTCGATAGAAGCTCTGGTGATGACTCCATGGAGGAGGATTTGCCAGAGATTAAACAAGTTGATTCTaagtttgatgatgatgaactAAAAGACAAGGGAGAGCATTTTGAAGTTCCTAATGTGAAGGAGGAAGGTAGTACTTTAGTTGAGGGAGATGGTCCATCTTTAGAAAAAGGTGATGATACCAGCCAAGACAATCATACACCTCCAGTTTCTCTTGTTGAGAAACGAAAATTTCAtg AACAATCATCAGATGAGATTAATGAGCGTGCCAAGCGGCAACGAAGTTGGAACTCTGAAACACAAACAGTTAAAAGCTCAGATCCACAAAGTCCTGCTCTCAGGCCTGTTGCTGCACCAAAGGATGAGCCAGCTACTTTGAAGCACATCCTCTCCAGATCTGATTCCTCAGGGAAGGATGATTCACTCAAGGAGCGTATTG TTCCACCATCACAAAGGGCACCAACTAATTCCCTCAGGATTGATCAATTCCTACGCCCTTTTACTCTAAAAGCGGTGCAAGAACTTCTTGGTAAAACTGGGAATGTTGTCAGTTTCTGGATGGACCAAATAAAGACCCATTGCTATGTCACT TACTCATCTGTTGAAGAAGCCACTGAGACACGCAATGCTGTGTATAATCTGCAATGGCCTCCAAATGGTGGACGCCTTTTGGTTGCGGAGTATGTCGATCCGCAAGAAGTGAAAATGAAGTTAGAACCTCCTCCTGTTCCGGTTGCCTCTGTCAATGATGGTTCAGCAGTTCCTCCCATAACACCGACACCCATTTCCTTACAGCCAGAGCCTGCCGTTCGTCGCTGCAGAGAGCAGCCACCTGCTCCATCTACCCTCCCTCCTCCACCAACACCACAGTCAAAAACCCCTCCAGCAGCAAGAGAACAGCTACCACCCCTTCCAGAGAATGTTGACCAACCTATGGTCACACTGGATGATCTGTTTCGCAAAACCAGAGCAACTCCTCGAATTTACTATCTACCTTTATCTGAAGAGAAAGTTGCAGCAAAACTTGCGGCACGGGGCAGAAGCATCAAGAAGTAG
- the LOC130977142 gene encoding uncharacterized protein LOC130977142 produces MNSVFSEQILADKLSKLNSTQQCIETLSHWCIFHRSKAELVVETWNKQFFNSETAQRVPLLYLANDILQNSKRKGNEFVTEFWKVIPAALKDVLEKGDDQAKQVASRVLDIWEQRRVFRSQAHNLKAVVLGEDAPPPLEINKKRSRNVKIVKRDSRSIRTKLSIGGTAEKIVSAFDMVLNEPPDEDAEMSKCKSAVHRVRKMEKDVDTACAVAKDPKRETLSKELEQQENILKQCVESLKLIEASRAALVSQLKEALHEQESELENVRTQIQVAQAQVEEASSMRRRLDNEDILYKASTAMTSVTNANVKLEAATKRSTAAIAAEVADKLAASSSSQLIMSSVLSSFAAEEAKNAGLASESTPPEKSIPTSDRNVFMTSQQLLATQTQSYPSVVVPQPTTLNPATASQGQYQMIQNPPSQQYLQSTVGIVAPPYAYGSVPPLPPGPPPPHMMGSMVPMSHQTLQISQQPPAPITQHLPVHMPQQAPAPHGFQPLQPPGMVYYGNHQQSM; encoded by the exons ATGAATAGCGTCTTCAGCGAGCAGATACTCGCTGACAAGCTGTCCAAGCTTAACAGCACCCAGCAATGTATTGAAA CTTTATCACATTGGTGTATATTTCACCGGAGCAAAGCAGAACTAGTTGTAGAAACATGGAATAAACAATTCTTCAATTCAGAGACAGCTCAGAGGGTTCCTCTTCTGTATCTTGCAAATGACATCCTGCAGAACAGCAAACGCAAAGGAAATGAATTTGTAACTGAGTTTTGGAAGGTTATTCCTGCAGCACTTAAAGATGTTCTTGAGAAAGGTGATGATCAAGCAAAGCAGGTGGCATCTAGGGTG CTTGACATATGGGAGCAAAGGAGAGTGTTCAGATCTCAGGCACACAACCTTAAAGCTGTAGTACTTGGAGAAGATGCACCTCCACCATTGGAAATCAACAAAAAGCGATCCCGTAATGTGAAAATTGTGAAAAGGGATTCTCGCTCCATTAGAACG AAATTGTCCATTGGAGGTACAGCAGAAAAAATAGTCTCAGCATTTGATATGGTGCTCAATGAACCACCTGATGAAGAcgcagagatgagtaaatgcaAGTCTGCTGTTCATCGTGTGAGAAAGATGGAAAAAGATGTTGACACTGCATGTGCTGTTG CAAAGGATCCCAAGCGAGAAACTTTGTCTAAGGAACTAGAGCagcaagaaaatattttgaaacaGTGTGTTGAAAGTCTTAAATTAATTGAAGCAAGTAGAGCAGCACTTGTATCTCAGTTGAAAGAAGCTTTGCATGAGCAG GAATCTGAACTGGAGAATGTTCGAACTCAAATTCAG GTAGCACAAGCACAGGTAGAAGAGGCTAGCTCCATGCGAAGGCGACTTGACAATGAAGATATTTTGTATAAAGCATCAACTGCAATGACTTCAGTTACCAATGCAAATGTAAAATTAGAAGCAGCAACTAAGAGGTCAACTGCTGCGATTGCTGCTGAGGTTGCCGATAAGCTAGCAGCTTCTTCATCCTCTCAATTGATCATGAGTTCTGTACTCTCATCATTTGCAGCAGAAGAGGCCAAAAATGCTGGTCTAGCTTCCGAGTCCACTCCACCTGAGAAATCAATACCTACATCAGATCGAAATGTATTTATGACCTCACAACAGTTACTCGCCACTCAAACTCAGTCATATCCTTCAGTTGTGGTACCACAACCTACCACCCTAAATCCAGCTACCGCATCACAAGGTCAATATCAGATGATACAAAATCCCCCCTCCCAGCAATATTTGCAGTCAACAGTAGGCATTGTCGCTCCTCCTTATGCCTATGGTAGCGTCCCACCATTGCCACCAGGACCACCCCCACCCCATATGATGGGGTCAATGGTTCCTATGTCGCATCAGACACTGCAAATAAGTCAGCAACCGCCAGCACCTATAACTCAGCATCTTCCCGTACATATGCCTCAGCAAGCCCCAGCACCACATGGTTTCCAACCACTTCAACCACCTGGAATGGTGTACTATGGTAATCATCAACAATCTATGTGA